In uncultured Trichococcus sp., one DNA window encodes the following:
- the mvaD gene encoding diphosphomevalonate decarboxylase, which translates to MPNKAYVRAHTNIALIKYWGKRDETYFLPMNSSLSMTLDKLYTDTMVVFDEAFQQDSFWLNGEKQGEKETQKISKFLDLFREEKKTAMRAHVESINHVPTAAGLASSASAFAALAGAANLALGLDLDPQRLSTFARRGSGSATRSIYGGFVEWDMGTCSDDSFAVPVDDAGWDIGMVIVAVNQQAKEVSSRIGMKRTVETSPFYPAWVESAKKDIQDIKAAITAKDFIRLGEITEANGMKMHGTMLGAEPPFSYWEPDSIVAIKTAQALRKQGIPCYVTMDAGPNVKVLCRLSQAETIKEALLEHFTEDKLIITKPGKGIRELTAAERAVYNWND; encoded by the coding sequence ATGCCTAATAAAGCTTATGTCCGTGCGCATACCAACATCGCGCTGATCAAATATTGGGGGAAGCGGGACGAAACCTACTTTCTGCCTATGAACAGCAGCCTTTCCATGACCTTGGACAAACTCTACACGGATACGATGGTCGTCTTCGATGAAGCCTTCCAGCAGGATTCCTTCTGGCTGAACGGCGAGAAGCAAGGCGAAAAAGAGACGCAAAAAATCTCCAAATTCCTTGATCTGTTCCGTGAAGAAAAAAAGACAGCCATGCGGGCACACGTCGAAAGCATCAACCATGTCCCTACTGCAGCCGGCTTGGCATCCTCCGCCTCCGCCTTCGCCGCTTTGGCAGGAGCTGCCAACTTGGCTTTGGGCCTTGATTTGGATCCCCAGCGCCTCTCGACTTTCGCAAGACGCGGCAGCGGCAGTGCAACGCGCAGCATCTACGGCGGTTTTGTGGAGTGGGATATGGGGACTTGTTCAGACGATTCCTTCGCAGTACCGGTCGACGATGCCGGCTGGGATATCGGCATGGTCATCGTGGCCGTCAACCAGCAAGCCAAGGAAGTCTCCAGCCGCATCGGCATGAAACGAACGGTCGAGACTTCGCCCTTCTATCCAGCTTGGGTGGAATCAGCGAAAAAAGATATCCAGGACATCAAAGCAGCCATCACCGCGAAGGATTTCATCCGTTTGGGCGAAATCACCGAAGCGAACGGCATGAAGATGCACGGGACGATGTTGGGGGCGGAACCGCCTTTTTCCTATTGGGAACCGGACAGCATCGTCGCCATCAAGACCGCACAGGCTTTGCGCAAACAAGGCATTCCCTGTTATGTCACGATGGATGCCGGTCCGAATGTGAAGGTGCTGTGCCGCCTTTCGCAAGCCGAAACGATAAAAGAAGCGTTGTTGGAACATTTCACAGAGGATAAATTGATCATCACCAAGCCCGGCAAAGGCATCCGGGAATTGACTGCAGCCGAACGCGCTGTCTACAATTGGAACGACTAA
- the mvk gene encoding mevalonate kinase — protein sequence MIKTRCSTGKSHGKIILMGEHAVVHGEPSIALPFPAVEMTATVCEADGPLTIDCSYYNGIAAEMPEILESMRTAIQSALAELQVSSDNLAISLASTIPAERGMGSSAAVSVALTRALFAYFGKPLDQDTLLRLVNISEMVAHGNPSGLDAATASGDDPLFYIKGQPFEAFPLNLKAYMIVGDTGVTGQTKEAVASIAAKLNGENPQPYRDAITRLGSFAQSAKSAIEANDPPQLGQLMNQAHEVLSFLEVSSPDLDRLVSEARSAGALGAKLTGGGRGGCMIALADTRSEAERIEAAIRQAGAIRTWIYLMGGTENA from the coding sequence ATGATAAAAACACGTTGCTCAACCGGCAAGTCGCACGGCAAAATCATCCTGATGGGTGAACATGCCGTCGTCCACGGGGAGCCATCCATCGCACTGCCCTTCCCGGCAGTCGAAATGACCGCAACCGTATGCGAAGCGGACGGTCCCTTGACCATTGATTGCTCCTATTATAACGGCATCGCTGCAGAAATGCCGGAAATCCTGGAAAGCATGCGGACCGCCATCCAATCGGCTTTGGCCGAACTGCAGGTTTCAAGCGATAACCTGGCGATTTCGCTCGCGAGCACCATCCCTGCGGAAAGAGGCATGGGTTCCAGCGCTGCCGTTTCAGTGGCTTTGACCCGTGCCCTTTTCGCCTATTTCGGCAAACCGTTGGACCAAGACACCTTGCTCCGGCTCGTCAACATATCCGAAATGGTCGCACACGGCAACCCCAGCGGACTGGACGCAGCCACGGCAAGCGGTGACGATCCGCTCTTCTACATCAAAGGCCAGCCTTTCGAAGCTTTCCCGCTCAACCTGAAGGCCTACATGATTGTCGGAGATACCGGCGTGACCGGGCAAACCAAGGAAGCTGTAGCCAGCATCGCTGCGAAACTGAATGGGGAAAATCCGCAACCGTACCGGGATGCCATCACCCGTTTGGGCAGTTTTGCCCAATCAGCAAAATCCGCAATCGAAGCGAATGACCCGCCACAATTGGGGCAATTGATGAACCAGGCCCATGAAGTGTTGTCTTTTCTGGAAGTATCCAGCCCTGACCTGGACAGGCTCGTTTCAGAAGCCCGGTCTGCAGGAGCATTGGGCGCCAAATTGACGGGCGGCGGACGCGGCGGTTGCATGATCGCTTTGGCCGATACCCGCTCTGAAGCGGAAAGAATAGAAGCAGCTATACGCCAGGCCGGTGCAATCCGGACTTGGATCTACCTAATGGGAGGAACTGAAAATGCCTAA
- a CDS encoding phosphomevalonate kinase: protein MTVTEASAPGKLFIAGEYAVVTPGHPSILVALDQFITVSLEEADTTGTIRSAQYGGLPIPWTREEDQLVIDQRENPFLYITEAVKVTERYIKESGIPLSYFHLSVKSELDNASGKKYGLGSSGAVTVATIKALLKFYAIDPEFELVYKLAALAHLSVKSNGSFGDIAASTYGGWIAYACFDREWVMQKANELTLTELLKTAWPQLMIRPLTPPANLRLVIGWTGSPASTTHLVDRVNDVRGGIDDFYKTFLEASKKCVNAMIAAFERNDLQAIQAGIRENRLLLQQLTAHTGVVIETPPLTQLCDLAEKNLGAAKSSGAGGGDCGIVIIDRQSGIIPLISEWEKVGIMNLPLHVFKYIRTAAPIEWNRKELPNDA from the coding sequence ATGACTGTAACAGAAGCAAGTGCTCCGGGCAAATTGTTCATCGCCGGAGAATACGCGGTAGTGACGCCTGGCCACCCATCGATTTTGGTCGCTTTGGATCAGTTCATCACCGTATCTTTGGAGGAAGCCGATACGACCGGGACGATTCGATCGGCGCAGTATGGCGGTTTGCCGATTCCTTGGACCCGCGAAGAGGATCAGTTGGTCATCGACCAGCGCGAAAATCCTTTCCTCTACATCACCGAGGCGGTCAAGGTGACGGAACGCTACATCAAAGAGTCCGGGATTCCGTTATCCTATTTCCATCTGTCCGTGAAGAGCGAGTTGGACAACGCCAGCGGTAAAAAATACGGACTGGGATCGAGCGGTGCGGTGACGGTCGCGACCATCAAAGCGTTGCTGAAATTTTATGCGATCGATCCGGAATTCGAATTGGTCTACAAATTGGCCGCTTTGGCGCATCTGTCCGTCAAAAGCAACGGTTCCTTCGGCGACATCGCCGCGAGCACCTACGGCGGCTGGATCGCCTATGCCTGTTTCGACAGGGAATGGGTAATGCAGAAGGCAAACGAGCTGACGCTCACCGAGTTGTTAAAGACAGCATGGCCGCAATTGATGATCCGGCCATTGACACCACCAGCCAATCTGCGGTTGGTGATCGGCTGGACCGGCTCGCCGGCTTCGACCACCCATCTCGTCGATCGCGTCAATGATGTCCGCGGAGGCATCGACGATTTTTACAAGACATTCCTGGAAGCCAGCAAAAAATGCGTAAACGCTATGATCGCAGCTTTCGAACGTAACGATCTGCAGGCGATTCAGGCAGGCATCCGGGAGAACCGCTTGCTGCTGCAGCAATTGACCGCGCATACCGGCGTCGTCATCGAGACACCCCCGTTGACGCAATTATGCGATTTGGCCGAGAAAAATCTGGGTGCGGCAAAATCATCCGGTGCCGGCGGAGGAGACTGCGGCATCGTCATCATCGACAGGCAATCGGGCATCATCCCCTTGATTTCAGAATGGGAAAAAGTCGGGATCATGAACTTGCCGCTGCATGTCTTCAAGTACATACGCACCGCGGCACCCATCGAATGGAATCGAAAGGAGCTTCCAAATGACGCTTGA